A window of Terriglobales bacterium contains these coding sequences:
- a CDS encoding oligosaccharide flippase family protein, which produces MATLRSEPAHARVLGGSIIMLVGSGLVSVVNFGYNVAVARMLGPSAFGHAAAAVTLLMLVSAMTLSFQLVCAKFVARNETDAGKSAVYASLTRRAWTAGIMLGSGLILCSGIVARYLNLPTPWVVIILAFGIAFYVPLGAKRGGLQGTCAFAKLSWNFILEAVVKFLGAVVLIQLGYGVLGAVAAISVSVMLAYFFPSVPQELKVNPTAALPASFREGMQAIIFFTGQVIINNIDIILVKHFFSSDQAGMYAAIALVGRVIYFASWSVVSAMFPVSAGAKPKDENHAVLVVPLVIVLAISLVFIVGLTMFPEPVLRAVFGAQFEMALGMEALLSLYAAAAGIYSLGVVLMAYEMSRKIANTGLVQLAVSGAIFLGINIFHSTLHQVVLVQLVLMVALLMIVSLPFFRFRRMNREEAA; this is translated from the coding sequence ATGGCAACGCTGCGTTCGGAACCGGCACACGCCCGCGTCCTGGGCGGCAGCATCATCATGCTGGTCGGTTCCGGACTCGTCAGCGTGGTGAACTTCGGATACAACGTCGCGGTCGCCCGGATGCTCGGGCCCTCCGCTTTTGGCCACGCCGCGGCAGCCGTGACGCTGCTGATGCTGGTCTCGGCAATGACTCTCTCATTCCAGTTAGTTTGCGCGAAGTTCGTTGCCCGCAACGAGACGGATGCGGGTAAGTCTGCTGTCTACGCCTCGCTTACCAGGCGGGCGTGGACCGCCGGCATCATGCTGGGCTCGGGCCTCATACTCTGCAGCGGCATCGTGGCGCGATACCTTAACCTGCCTACGCCCTGGGTCGTAATTATCCTGGCGTTCGGCATTGCCTTTTACGTCCCCCTCGGCGCAAAGCGTGGAGGCCTCCAGGGAACCTGCGCGTTCGCGAAACTAAGTTGGAATTTCATTCTTGAAGCGGTGGTCAAGTTCCTGGGCGCGGTGGTGTTGATCCAGCTCGGATATGGAGTGCTGGGCGCGGTCGCCGCGATCTCCGTTTCTGTCATGCTGGCCTACTTCTTCCCGAGTGTTCCTCAGGAGTTGAAGGTCAATCCGACTGCAGCTTTACCAGCCTCATTCCGCGAAGGGATGCAGGCCATCATCTTCTTCACCGGACAGGTGATCATCAACAACATCGACATCATCCTGGTGAAGCACTTTTTCAGCAGCGATCAAGCCGGCATGTATGCGGCGATCGCTCTGGTTGGGCGCGTCATCTACTTCGCTTCGTGGTCGGTCGTCAGCGCCATGTTCCCGGTTTCGGCAGGCGCGAAGCCGAAGGACGAGAACCACGCGGTACTTGTGGTGCCGCTGGTCATCGTACTCGCCATCTCCCTGGTATTTATCGTCGGCCTCACCATGTTCCCCGAACCGGTGCTGCGAGCCGTGTTCGGCGCCCAGTTCGAAATGGCGCTTGGCATGGAAGCGCTGCTGAGCCTTTATGCGGCAGCCGCTGGAATCTACTCCCTCGGTGTGGTGCTCATGGCCTACGAGATGTCCCGGAAAATCGCCAACACTGGCCTGGTACAGCTGGCCGTAAGTGGCGCGATCTTCCTGGGAATCAACATATTCCATTCAACCTTGCATCAAGTTGTGCTCGTTCAACTTGTGCTCATGGTGGCATTGCTCATGATCGTGTCACTACCATTTTTCCGCTTCCGCCGGATGAATCGAGAGGAGGCAGCATGA
- a CDS encoding STAS domain-containing protein produces METSRPVIVKRMPDRLNQKQASMFLRDIQPLLNTDRPQLVFDCSMIRQMDAAGVDMLLHCMAEVMKRDGELKLAAVSPQASVVLELTRTDRLFEVFETSGDAVRSFYRFLPNAMKNQPVFMPRSVDDGTGHTNSDGNHVAA; encoded by the coding sequence ATGGAAACGAGTAGGCCCGTGATCGTGAAACGCATGCCCGACCGGCTTAATCAGAAACAGGCGAGCATGTTTCTTCGCGACATTCAGCCGCTCCTCAACACCGACAGGCCGCAACTCGTGTTCGACTGCTCCATGATTCGGCAGATGGACGCCGCCGGCGTAGACATGCTGCTCCATTGCATGGCCGAGGTGATGAAACGCGATGGCGAATTGAAACTCGCCGCCGTTTCGCCCCAGGCATCGGTGGTTCTGGAGCTAACGAGAACGGACAGGTTGTTTGAGGTATTCGAAACTTCTGGCGACGCGGTGCGCAGCTTCTACCGCTTCCTGCCGAACGCCATGAAGAACCAGCCCGTGTTCATGCCGCGCTCCGTCGACGACGGAACCGGCCACACGAATTCCGACGGTAACCACGTAGCAGCATAA